From Flavipsychrobacter sp., a single genomic window includes:
- a CDS encoding M28 family peptidase, which produces MKKTIITACLAFIAIASHAQNEKAWIKQRIETLSAPDMHGRGYVNNGGGIAAEYIADQFKASGVLPLQADGSYFQDYSFDINTFPGDVLLSINGKMLRPGKDYLVHAASSPWHGWKKELKTLKLGKVKDSSDWELVKQSIKPGGAYYLQDADVPTNSLRLGIRKFAHELPEGLFLVPKHGKMIWTANQDVTPATIFYVEDTILTEQPLEVVATVDADFVPHYVSKNVIGYVKGTEVPDSFIVFSAHYDHLGRMGQETVFPGAHDNASGTSLVLYMADYFAQHPQRYSVAFMLFSGEEAGLLGSKYYTEHPIAPLENIRFLINMDMTGYANDGITVVNGVSHEPEFDLLAQINKEHKYLKQIKKRERTSNSDHYFFSKNGVPAVFIYGMGGKPFYHDVFDVAEEITLENVDDLSHLLIDLTKSLTNTK; this is translated from the coding sequence ATGAAAAAGACGATCATTACCGCCTGTTTGGCATTTATAGCTATAGCTAGCCATGCCCAAAACGAGAAGGCTTGGATAAAGCAGAGAATTGAAACCTTGTCTGCACCCGACATGCATGGTAGGGGTTATGTAAACAATGGTGGAGGTATTGCGGCAGAGTATATTGCCGATCAGTTTAAGGCATCAGGCGTACTGCCATTGCAAGCTGACGGTAGTTATTTTCAAGATTATAGTTTCGATATCAATACTTTTCCGGGAGATGTATTGCTAAGCATTAATGGTAAAATGCTGCGCCCAGGCAAAGACTATTTGGTGCATGCTGCCAGCTCGCCTTGGCATGGCTGGAAGAAAGAACTCAAAACATTGAAGTTGGGTAAAGTAAAAGACTCAAGCGACTGGGAGCTAGTAAAACAAAGTATCAAACCAGGTGGTGCTTATTATCTGCAAGATGCTGATGTGCCTACCAATAGTTTACGACTGGGTATTAGAAAATTTGCACACGAGCTACCCGAGGGGTTATTCCTCGTTCCTAAACATGGCAAAATGATATGGACGGCCAATCAGGACGTTACACCCGCTACCATATTCTATGTAGAAGATACCATACTTACCGAACAACCTTTAGAGGTAGTAGCCACAGTGGATGCCGATTTTGTACCGCACTACGTTTCTAAAAACGTAATTGGCTATGTAAAAGGAACTGAAGTGCCCGATAGCTTCATCGTCTTCTCTGCCCACTACGATCATTTAGGGCGTATGGGGCAAGAAACTGTTTTCCCAGGTGCGCACGATAATGCCAGCGGCACCTCATTAGTATTGTACATGGCGGACTATTTTGCGCAACACCCACAGCGTTATTCAGTTGCCTTTATGTTGTTCAGCGGCGAGGAAGCAGGTTTGTTGGGGTCTAAATATTATACAGAACACCCAATTGCTCCTTTGGAAAACATTCGTTTCCTCATCAATATGGATATGACAGGTTATGCCAACGATGGCATCACTGTTGTAAACGGCGTTTCACACGAGCCGGAGTTTGACTTATTGGCGCAAATCAATAAAGAACATAAATACCTCAAACAAATAAAGAAGAGAGAACGTACTAGTAATAGCGATCACTATTTCTTTAGTAAAAATGGTGTGCCTGCCGTGTTTATATATGGCATGGGTGGCAAACCTTTTTATCATGATGTATTTGATGTAGCAGAAGAAATAACTTTAGAAAATGTGGATGACTTGAGCCATTTATTAATAGACCTCACAAAATCGTTAACCAATACAAAATAG
- a CDS encoding M2 family metallopeptidase, translating to MKKLITALCACVLFVSACNNAGKSGEEAQAFIDAYTEKYVALYAAASEAEWKANTEIIEGDETIANAAKKASEEMALFTGSKENIENAKKYLAEKDNLTDIQVKQLEAILYAAANNPQTVADVVKERIAAEVDQNQKLFGFQYMLNGKKASTNDIDETLRTESNLDKRLAAWNASKEVGPTLKDGLVNLRNLRNQTVQALGYNDYFTYQVSEYDMETQEMMNSMTQLMDELRPLYRELHTWMRYELAKKYNQKEVPEYIPAHWLPNRWGQDWSAAIEVEGLDINGILGEKSAEWITKEGEKLYTSIGFPNLPETFWTKSSLYPYPADSNVKKNNHASAWHMNLGDDVRSLMSVEPNSEWWETVNHELGHIYYYMTYTNPDVPPLLRGGANRAYHEAIGSMMGMAAMQKPYLIGRGLVAADAKTNEVQSLMKEAMNSVVFMFFSCGTMSHFEKALYVDNLPADQFNKKWWDLAKQYQGIVPPTERGEEYCDAATKTHINNDAAQYYDYALSYVILYQLHNHIAKNILKQDPRATNYYGQTGIGDFLKGITYPGASKDWREVLKESTGEELNAKAMLEYFQPLVEWLKKENEGRTYTLN from the coding sequence ATGAAAAAACTAATAACCGCATTATGCGCCTGTGTACTATTCGTTTCTGCATGTAACAATGCAGGCAAAAGTGGCGAAGAGGCACAAGCATTTATTGATGCCTACACAGAAAAATATGTAGCTCTTTACGCTGCTGCCAGCGAAGCAGAGTGGAAAGCCAATACAGAAATAATAGAAGGCGACGAAACTATTGCCAATGCAGCTAAAAAGGCCAGCGAGGAAATGGCACTCTTCACTGGTAGCAAAGAGAACATTGAAAATGCTAAAAAGTACTTAGCAGAAAAAGACAACCTCACAGACATTCAAGTAAAGCAACTAGAAGCCATACTTTATGCTGCTGCTAACAATCCACAAACTGTAGCCGATGTGGTGAAAGAGCGCATTGCTGCCGAGGTAGACCAGAACCAAAAATTGTTTGGTTTCCAATATATGCTGAATGGTAAAAAAGCCAGCACAAACGATATTGACGAAACACTAAGAACAGAAAGCAATCTAGACAAAAGATTGGCTGCTTGGAATGCAAGTAAAGAAGTAGGTCCTACATTAAAAGATGGCTTGGTAAACCTTAGAAACTTACGCAACCAAACTGTTCAGGCTTTGGGGTATAACGATTACTTCACTTATCAAGTAAGTGAGTATGATATGGAAACCCAAGAGATGATGAACAGCATGACTCAATTGATGGATGAACTTCGTCCTCTATATCGTGAGTTGCATACTTGGATGCGTTATGAACTAGCTAAGAAATATAATCAAAAAGAAGTTCCAGAATATATCCCTGCACATTGGCTACCTAACCGCTGGGGTCAAGACTGGAGTGCTGCAATAGAAGTAGAGGGTTTAGATATCAATGGTATACTTGGTGAGAAGTCTGCTGAGTGGATAACTAAAGAAGGAGAAAAGCTATATACGAGCATTGGCTTCCCTAACCTGCCTGAAACATTCTGGACAAAATCTAGCTTGTATCCTTACCCAGCTGATAGCAATGTGAAAAAGAACAACCACGCATCGGCTTGGCATATGAACCTTGGCGACGATGTTCGTAGCCTCATGAGTGTAGAGCCCAACAGCGAATGGTGGGAAACAGTCAACCACGAGCTAGGGCATATCTACTACTATATGACCTATACTAATCCTGATGTGCCGCCATTACTACGTGGTGGCGCTAACCGCGCTTATCATGAGGCTATAGGTAGTATGATGGGTATGGCTGCGATGCAGAAACCTTATCTCATAGGTCGTGGCCTAGTGGCAGCAGATGCTAAGACCAATGAAGTACAAAGCTTGATGAAAGAAGCTATGAACTCTGTAGTATTCATGTTCTTCTCTTGCGGTACCATGAGTCATTTTGAGAAAGCGCTTTATGTAGACAACCTCCCTGCAGACCAGTTTAATAAGAAATGGTGGGACTTAGCAAAGCAATACCAAGGTATTGTACCACCTACAGAGCGTGGCGAGGAGTATTGCGATGCGGCTACTAAAACACATATCAATAATGATGCTGCACAATACTACGACTATGCATTATCTTATGTGATCCTGTACCAACTGCATAACCATATTGCCAAGAACATCTTAAAGCAAGACCCAAGAGCTACTAACTACTATGGCCAAACTGGAATAGGTGATTTCTTAAAAGGTATCACTTATCCGGGTGCTAGTAAAGACTGGCGCGAGGTGCTTAAAGAGAGCACTGGCGAAGAGCTAAATGCCAAAGCTATGCTAGAATACTTCCAACCGTTGGTAGAGTGGCTGAAAAAAGAGAACGAGGGTAGAACATATACTTTGAACTAA
- a CDS encoding GNAT family N-acetyltransferase: MSFQYHTLRSIPLADIAAAFNQSFADYAAPLSITPQRLAEKIRAEGIDLDLSMGVFDGAKIIGFVWHSTRVINGKEIAYNGGTGVIPEYRGRHLVREMYRFIQPYFKQRDISGCTLEVITNNIPAVKAYEGLGFRAKRTLNVYKGVLKGECVHVVKEMTSLNFLDVTQFWDCEPAWQHTVAAINLAIEENKIVAIEKDGVVVAYAVFYPVISRLKQLAVHKDYRRQGMATSLLQYLQQQYGEFTCANIDEGCISINQLLLQRGMSNTIQQYEMWKEGIDF; this comes from the coding sequence ATGTCATTTCAATACCATACACTAAGAAGTATACCGTTGGCAGATATAGCTGCTGCGTTCAACCAGTCTTTTGCTGACTATGCTGCCCCCTTAAGTATTACACCGCAACGCTTGGCTGAAAAAATAAGAGCCGAAGGTATAGACCTTGACCTGTCAATGGGCGTTTTTGATGGTGCAAAAATTATCGGTTTTGTATGGCACTCTACTAGAGTGATCAATGGTAAAGAGATAGCTTACAATGGAGGTACGGGCGTGATACCTGAATATCGTGGTAGGCATTTAGTACGAGAGATGTATCGCTTTATACAACCCTATTTTAAGCAAAGAGATATATCGGGCTGCACACTAGAAGTAATTACCAATAACATACCTGCTGTAAAAGCTTATGAAGGTTTGGGCTTTAGGGCAAAGCGTACATTGAATGTTTATAAGGGAGTGCTTAAGGGTGAATGTGTGCATGTGGTAAAGGAAATGACGTCGCTCAACTTTTTGGATGTAACACAATTTTGGGATTGTGAGCCTGCTTGGCAGCATACTGTAGCAGCTATCAATTTGGCTATCGAAGAAAATAAGATTGTTGCCATAGAAAAAGATGGCGTGGTGGTAGCCTATGCCGTATTTTACCCTGTAATATCTAGACTGAAACAATTGGCTGTTCATAAAGACTACAGAAGGCAAGGTATGGCTACCAGTCTGTTACAATATTTGCAACAACAATATGGGGAGTTTACCTGTGCCAATATAGACGAGGGTTGCATCTCTATCAATCAACTCTTATTGCAAAGAGGTATGAGCAACACCATACAGCAATACGAAATGTGGAAAGAGGGTATTGACTTTTAG
- a CDS encoding DUF1801 domain-containing protein, whose translation MAGVLTHLKITVPFPMLKSTDQFYLDKEEPNKSCLLALRSILTNHHEQITETKKYGMPCFCYKDKAICYMWIDKCTNQPYLLMVHGMLIDHPQLEQGERKRMKIFRVDPNEDIPMDDIAYLLNESIRITDGKKA comes from the coding sequence TTGGCAGGAGTACTTACGCATCTTAAAATAACCGTCCCTTTCCCTATGCTTAAAAGTACTGATCAGTTTTATCTGGATAAAGAAGAGCCCAATAAAAGCTGCCTGTTGGCACTACGCAGCATACTCACTAATCATCACGAGCAGATAACCGAAACCAAGAAGTATGGTATGCCCTGCTTCTGCTACAAGGACAAAGCCATCTGCTACATGTGGATAGATAAGTGCACTAATCAGCCCTACCTGCTTATGGTGCATGGTATGCTGATAGACCATCCCCAATTGGAACAAGGCGAGCGCAAGCGCATGAAGATATTTCGTGTAGACCCTAACGAGGATATACCTATGGACGATATTGCTTATCTGCTCAACGAATCTATAAGAATTACAGACGGCAAGAAAGCATAA
- a CDS encoding DinB family protein: MQYNLNEAVTILSRTPEVLNSLLKNLPKDWVKNNEGADTWSPYDVVGHMVHGERKDWTERMNIILSDAEDKTFQPFDRFAQLTESKGKSMEILLEDFAILRARNLLLLQEANITDVDLDKKGIHPALGEVTLRQLLSTWVVHDLNHTAQITRVMAKQYKENVGPWQEYLRILK; encoded by the coding sequence ATGCAATACAACCTGAACGAAGCAGTCACCATACTTAGCCGCACGCCCGAAGTGCTGAACAGTTTATTAAAAAACCTCCCTAAAGATTGGGTAAAGAATAATGAAGGTGCAGACACCTGGAGCCCCTACGATGTAGTGGGGCATATGGTGCATGGAGAGCGTAAGGACTGGACGGAACGGATGAACATCATCCTATCTGATGCGGAGGATAAAACCTTTCAACCTTTCGACCGTTTTGCACAGCTTACCGAAAGCAAGGGCAAGTCTATGGAAATACTGCTGGAAGATTTTGCCATACTCCGTGCGCGCAATCTATTACTATTGCAAGAGGCAAATATCACCGATGTCGATTTGGACAAAAAAGGTATACACCCAGCATTGGGTGAGGTTACTCTGCGTCAGCTCTTGTCTACCTGGGTAGTGCACGACCTGAACCATACCGCACAGATAACCCGTGTGATGGCTAAACAATACAAAGAAAATGTAGGGCCTTGGCAGGAGTACTTACGCATCTTAAAATAA
- a CDS encoding helix-turn-helix transcriptional regulator, producing the protein MCFSNHCYFSLTVVTKVDKYVIQKVLELRKEKGISQSQLAFEIGYSSKSYIQKIESGKYDKKYNVAQLNEIAKALGCSPKDFLPQEPM; encoded by the coding sequence ATGTGTTTTTCAAACCATTGCTACTTTTCGCTTACTGTGGTTACCAAAGTAGACAAATACGTTATCCAAAAAGTATTGGAATTAAGAAAAGAGAAAGGCATCTCTCAGTCTCAGCTTGCTTTTGAGATTGGCTATAGCTCTAAGTCTTATATTCAGAAAATAGAAAGTGGTAAGTATGACAAGAAATATAATGTTGCCCAACTCAACGAAATAGCCAAAGCTTTGGGTTGCAGCCCTAAAGATTTTCTCCCTCAAGAACCGATGTAG
- a CDS encoding MbnP family protein — translation MKFSKLLSLSIALFFGLSMAKAQTPVELHITHKLSGSPFSFNTNAKNNLGNDFFITRIEYYVSKISIKHDGGMVTDVPNHYILANGDQNVTSQLGSFNITNVEAISFYIGVDTPINHADPSLQPNGHPLAPKSPSMHWGWQGGYRFIALEGKAGSSLDQVLEIHSIGDVNFLKTTVPVSGITQNGKIIIAINADYTQGLKNINISSGLLSHADNMEAAALIQNFNQSVFYPGHPVSVATTAKATTQVNVYPNPSNGSVNLSFGSDEAATIAVYDVQGRLVLSKEKAMGQRSMSIQIDHAGLYFLKATAEGASPLVQKLEIL, via the coding sequence ATGAAATTTTCAAAATTACTTTCATTAAGTATAGCGCTATTCTTTGGCCTGAGCATGGCTAAGGCGCAAACACCTGTTGAACTACACATTACCCACAAGCTAAGTGGCTCACCATTTAGCTTCAATACCAATGCTAAAAACAATTTGGGCAATGATTTTTTCATCACCCGTATTGAGTATTATGTATCTAAAATAAGCATCAAGCACGATGGTGGTATGGTAACAGACGTGCCTAACCATTATATATTGGCCAATGGCGACCAGAACGTTACCAGTCAGCTAGGTTCGTTCAATATTACCAATGTAGAGGCCATCTCTTTTTACATTGGTGTAGATACGCCTATCAACCATGCCGATCCTTCTTTACAACCAAACGGTCATCCACTGGCACCTAAGTCGCCATCCATGCACTGGGGCTGGCAAGGTGGTTATCGCTTTATTGCGCTAGAGGGTAAGGCAGGTAGTAGCTTAGACCAAGTATTGGAGATACACTCTATAGGAGATGTTAACTTCCTTAAAACCACAGTACCAGTATCGGGCATTACTCAAAATGGTAAGATCATCATTGCCATCAATGCCGATTATACGCAAGGGTTGAAGAATATTAATATCTCATCGGGTCTATTATCGCATGCTGATAATATGGAAGCCGCTGCTTTGATACAAAACTTCAACCAGTCGGTTTTCTACCCTGGCCACCCGGTATCTGTAGCTACTACTGCTAAGGCAACTACTCAAGTAAATGTATATCCTAACCCATCCAACGGTTCGGTAAACCTAAGCTTCGGTAGTGATGAGGCTGCCACTATTGCGGTATACGATGTACAGGGTCGTCTTGTATTGTCTAAAGAGAAAGCAATGGGTCAGCGTAGCATGTCTATACAAATAGATCATGCAGGCCTATACTTCTTAAAGGCAACTGCTGAAGGCGCTAGCCCATTAGTACAAAAACTAGAAATACTATAG
- a CDS encoding cytochrome c peroxidase: MTIRYSTVALLLLVLLFSAACERQVPLVTTIKDVTIAPKGFPEIPFPEENPYSKAKWELGKKLFYDKALSVDHSISCASCHKVANAFSDNIAKSFGAGNAAGTRNAPTLANVAYHPYYTREGGLPTLEMQILVPIQEHNEFNYNIIDIAERLNQIPEYVAESKAVFNRVPDAYVITRALATFERTIVSGNSQYDRYTNGNDRAITAAAKRGMTLFFSDKTNCSSCHSGFNFTSYGFENNGLYKDYPDNGRERLTGKVEDRARFKVPTLRNIAVTAPYMHDGSIATLEAVVQHYNSGGVVHPNKNTIIRPLGLTKEEQADLVAFLRSLTDDEFITNQSFQE; this comes from the coding sequence ATGACTATTAGGTACTCAACAGTAGCACTGCTACTGTTGGTGCTTCTGTTTAGCGCTGCATGCGAAAGGCAAGTGCCTCTGGTAACAACAATTAAAGATGTCACCATAGCGCCAAAGGGTTTTCCTGAAATACCATTTCCTGAAGAGAACCCTTATAGCAAGGCAAAATGGGAATTAGGCAAAAAATTGTTTTACGACAAGGCACTCTCTGTAGATCATTCTATCAGTTGCGCCTCTTGCCATAAAGTAGCCAACGCCTTTAGCGACAACATTGCCAAAAGCTTTGGCGCAGGCAATGCAGCAGGCACCAGAAATGCACCAACACTAGCCAATGTGGCTTACCACCCTTACTATACAAGGGAGGGAGGGCTGCCCACATTGGAAATGCAGATACTAGTACCTATACAAGAGCACAACGAGTTTAACTATAATATTATTGACATTGCCGAAAGGCTGAACCAAATACCTGAATATGTAGCGGAAAGCAAGGCTGTTTTCAACCGTGTGCCCGATGCCTATGTCATCACAAGGGCACTGGCCACTTTTGAGCGTACTATCGTGAGTGGCAACAGCCAATACGATCGATACACTAATGGTAATGATAGGGCTATAACCGCTGCCGCCAAAAGAGGCATGACGCTTTTCTTCAGCGATAAGACCAATTGCAGCTCCTGCCACTCGGGGTTCAACTTTACTAGTTATGGCTTTGAAAATAATGGGTTATATAAAGACTATCCTGATAATGGCAGAGAGCGCCTTACAGGAAAAGTAGAAGACCGTGCTCGATTTAAAGTACCTACTTTAAGAAATATTGCCGTAACAGCTCCATATATGCACGATGGCTCTATAGCTACGCTAGAGGCTGTAGTGCAGCACTACAATAGTGGAGGAGTTGTACATCCTAATAAAAACACCATCATCCGTCCGTTGGGGCTGACCAAAGAAGAGCAAGCTGACCTAGTGGCTTTTCTACGATCGCTCACCGATGATGAGTTTATTACAAACCAAAGCTTTCAAGAATGA